The genome window GGAGCAGAGTGTGCTGTTGTGGGAACGGCTGGCTCTTGAGTTGGGTAAAAACGAAAAGTATTTACGCGAAGAAATTGAACAGTTGCAGCCTGATTTTGAAAAAATCCATGGAAAAGGCGGTTTGTCTCTGGCCCGTGCTTTTGAGTTTTTTCATGTGGATATCAAAGACAATGCGAAGTGGCGCGCGGAGTTGTTTAATCCAGAGCAATATTTGGAGCGCGATCCTCAATTGGTCGCGGTGACAGAAGCGTGGAGTAAGCAATACAAACTCTGCGTTGTCTCGAATAATGCGGAAGCGATTGTGCAGCGGACTCTGCAGATTCTGGGCATAGCCGACTTTTTTTCAGTTATTGTCGGATTGGATCGCGGTCACTCTAAGCCGGGTTTTGATTTGTTTGAAATCGCGTTGCAGGAACTTGCTGTTCCTGCAACATCGGCTGTCTCTATCGGAGATCGCTATGCGGTTGATATCGCCGTGCCGATGG of Spartobacteria bacterium contains these proteins:
- a CDS encoding HAD family hydrolase; the protein is MIVYKMPAHVDALVFDMDMTLYRNEVYYKEQSVLLWERLALELGKNEKYLREEIEQLQPDFEKIHGKGGLSLARAFEFFHVDIKDNAKWRAELFNPEQYLERDPQLVAVTEAWSKQYKLCVVSNNAEAIVQRTLQILGIADFFSVIVGLDRGHSKPGFDLFEIALQELAVPATSAVSIGDRYAVDIAVPMDRGMGAILVESMDDVYNLSEALNAEDNEEAAKGSK